From Streptomyces sp. GSL17-111, one genomic window encodes:
- a CDS encoding NAD(P)H-hydrate dehydratase, protein MRNAYRVEVVRHAERELMARLPEGALMQRAAAGLAAAAADLLGRVYGTRVALLVGSGDNGGDALYAGARLARRGAGVTAVLLSPDRVHPGGLAALRRAGGRAVGAEEAVLDGADLVLDGITGIGGTGGLRENAARLLRGVTAPVLAVDLPSGVNADTGEVEGEAVRAVATVTFGAWKPGLLVEPARSRAGAVRLVDIGLAPHLPATPDVEAPQHADVAALLPRPGADTDKYRRGVVGVAAGSAQYPGAAVLAVSGALRGGAGAVRYAGTAAAEVIARHPEALVTDGSPEHAGRVQAWAVGSGLGGGAGAERAVREVLDAEVPVLIDADGLRLADVAAVRARRAPTVLTPHAGEAAALLDTSRAAVEAGMLDAVRRLADRYRATVLLKGSATLVAGPDGGPVRANPTGTGWLATAGSGDVLSGLIGALLAAGLDARDAAAAGAYLHGVAGRTATAPPAASDVAAALPAAWREVCAARPHGA, encoded by the coding sequence ATGCGGAACGCCTACCGGGTCGAGGTCGTACGGCACGCCGAGCGGGAGCTGATGGCACGGCTCCCCGAGGGCGCCCTCATGCAACGCGCCGCCGCCGGGCTGGCCGCCGCCGCGGCCGACCTGCTCGGCCGCGTCTACGGCACCCGCGTCGCCCTCCTGGTCGGCAGCGGGGACAACGGCGGCGACGCCCTGTACGCGGGGGCCCGGCTCGCGCGGCGCGGCGCCGGGGTCACCGCCGTGCTGCTGAGCCCCGACCGCGTCCACCCCGGCGGGCTCGCCGCGCTCCGCCGGGCGGGCGGCCGTGCCGTCGGGGCCGAGGAGGCCGTGCTCGACGGGGCCGATCTGGTGCTGGACGGCATCACCGGCATCGGCGGCACGGGCGGCCTGCGGGAGAACGCCGCCCGCCTGCTGCGCGGCGTCACCGCTCCCGTCCTCGCCGTGGACCTGCCGAGCGGGGTGAACGCCGACACCGGCGAGGTCGAGGGCGAGGCCGTCCGGGCGGTGGCGACGGTGACGTTCGGCGCGTGGAAGCCCGGCCTGCTCGTCGAGCCCGCCCGCAGCCGCGCCGGGGCGGTGCGGCTCGTCGACATCGGCCTGGCGCCGCACCTGCCCGCCACGCCCGACGTGGAGGCGCCGCAGCACGCCGACGTGGCCGCCCTGCTGCCCCGGCCGGGCGCCGACACCGACAAGTACCGGCGGGGCGTCGTGGGCGTCGCCGCCGGCTCGGCGCAGTACCCGGGCGCCGCCGTGCTGGCCGTCTCCGGGGCGCTGCGCGGGGGCGCCGGGGCCGTGCGCTACGCGGGCACGGCCGCCGCCGAGGTGATCGCCCGGCACCCCGAGGCGCTGGTCACCGACGGCTCCCCGGAGCACGCGGGCCGGGTGCAGGCGTGGGCCGTCGGATCGGGGCTGGGCGGCGGCGCCGGGGCGGAGCGGGCCGTCCGCGAGGTGCTGGACGCCGAGGTCCCGGTGCTGATCGACGCCGACGGGCTGCGGCTGGCCGACGTCGCGGCCGTGCGGGCCCGCCGCGCCCCGACGGTGCTGACCCCGCACGCCGGTGAGGCCGCCGCCCTGCTGGACACCTCCCGGGCCGCCGTCGAGGCGGGCATGCTCGACGCCGTGCGGCGGCTGGCCGACCGCTACCGGGCGACCGTCCTGCTCAAGGGCTCCGCCACGCTCGTCGCCGGGCCGGACGGCGGGCCCGTGCGGGCCAACCCCACCGGCACCGGCTGGCTCGCCACCGCGGGCAGCGGCGACGTCCTCTCCGGCCTGATCGGCGCGCTGCTCGCCGCCGGGCTCGACGCCCGGGACGCCGCCGCCGCCGGGGCCTACCTGCACGGGGTGGCGGGCCGGACGGCCACGGCGCCGCCCGCCGCGTCCGACGTCGCCGCCGCCCTCCCGGCGGCCTGGCGCGAGGTGTGCGCGGCCCGCCCGCACGGTGCCTGA
- a CDS encoding MFS transporter, with protein sequence MDAAEEKLRPSSPGLPDSQSSSPFRKRDFFLFWTAGAVDGLGTHASSLVLPLILLGAGHPAGLVGLVTSVALVSGLVVSPAAGVLADRWPRKPMMYTAAIVAAGAMGSVFVAVALGHVVLAHVLVAAVIEQAASATYGAAASGTIRRLVPSGEYTRAIGYLQARDQAVQIVGPTVGGVLYQLARWVPLLADTVSFLLVAVLSRAIRTDLTPVREGPAASFVRDLTEGLRFVWAEPFLRFVMMWTAGINALLGALYFHAVVASHAQGASPSSIGLILTLAGVGGLLGALAAPWLVRRIPAGWIVTGASWAMVPTATGLAFASEIWFYGLMLSCVSLIVPSVVVVLQTRAVLVTPDRLLARMGTVLGTAGQGVAVLAPVAAGVFVSAYGGRSVALGCAGAFAGLALYATIRARLVTGGTP encoded by the coding sequence ATGGACGCAGCCGAAGAGAAGTTAAGACCTTCGAGCCCTGGCTTACCCGACAGCCAGTCCTCGTCCCCGTTCCGCAAACGAGATTTCTTTCTCTTCTGGACGGCGGGTGCCGTCGATGGTCTCGGCACCCACGCCTCCTCCCTCGTCCTGCCCCTCATTCTGCTCGGTGCTGGACATCCGGCCGGCCTCGTCGGCCTCGTGACGTCGGTGGCTCTGGTCAGCGGGCTGGTGGTCTCGCCCGCGGCGGGCGTACTCGCCGACCGGTGGCCGCGCAAGCCGATGATGTACACGGCGGCCATCGTCGCGGCGGGCGCCATGGGATCGGTGTTCGTGGCCGTGGCCCTCGGCCACGTCGTCCTCGCCCACGTACTCGTCGCGGCCGTGATCGAACAGGCGGCCAGTGCCACCTACGGGGCGGCCGCCTCCGGGACGATCCGGCGACTGGTGCCGTCCGGCGAGTACACCCGGGCGATCGGATACCTGCAGGCGCGGGACCAGGCTGTGCAGATCGTCGGGCCCACGGTGGGCGGCGTGCTGTACCAGTTGGCACGCTGGGTGCCGCTGCTCGCGGACACGGTGTCGTTCCTGCTGGTGGCGGTGCTGAGCAGGGCGATCCGCACGGACCTGACGCCCGTGCGGGAGGGGCCTGCCGCATCGTTCGTTCGTGACCTCACCGAGGGACTGCGCTTCGTGTGGGCCGAACCCTTCCTGCGCTTCGTGATGATGTGGACCGCCGGGATCAACGCGCTGCTCGGCGCGCTGTACTTCCACGCCGTGGTCGCCTCCCACGCCCAAGGCGCCAGCCCCTCCTCGATCGGGCTCATCCTGACCCTGGCCGGCGTCGGTGGGCTGCTGGGCGCACTCGCCGCACCGTGGCTGGTGCGGCGGATTCCGGCCGGGTGGATCGTGACCGGCGCGTCGTGGGCCATGGTGCCGACGGCGACCGGTCTCGCGTTCGCTTCCGAGATCTGGTTCTACGGGCTGATGCTGAGCTGCGTGTCGCTGATCGTGCCCTCCGTCGTCGTCGTTCTGCAGACCCGAGCGGTGCTGGTCACTCCGGACCGGCTGCTGGCCCGGATGGGAACCGTTCTGGGCACCGCCGGCCAGGGAGTCGCTGTGCTCGCGCCGGTGGCGGCGGGGGTCTTCGTGAGCGCGTACGGCGGCCGGTCGGTGGCCTTGGGCTGTGCGGGCGCGTTCGCCGGGCTGGCGTTGTACGCGACCATCAGAGCCCGGCTCGTGACGGGAGGGACGCCGTGA